In the genome of Aerosakkonema funiforme FACHB-1375, the window GGATAGAATTTAGCACTATATAATTTAATATTGGTTGATCTGTGACTTGGCTAGAAAAGTCAAAATATTCTCGATGCTGAGAACATTCACGCAACAGTTCGTACATTCGCTCCAGCGTAATTGTGCCTTTTTTAGATGCCCAAAAGCCACTATTGAAGACATCGCTTAACTGTGCTTCCGTAAATATTTTTTCTTCTCTTACCAAGGGGGAAAAAATATCCTGCAAACCTCTACCTGCATGATGGTAATCGTTGCAAATAAAGCCGTATTCTGACAAGTAATCTAAAATCTTGGCTATTTTCTCAAAGACGATAATATCTGTATCGATATAGAGAAATTCATCTAATGGGCCAAACCAGGCTACTAACTTACGCATCTTATTGGGAAGTGCTAGAAAATCTCGCTCGAAAATTTCGGCAATTTTTTGCGTGAATTGGTTAAGAAAATCTAGGTCGGGAAAAATTTGCACATTATGCAATCGGTTGAGAGTTGCGGCTAAATTTTGATAATTATCATTAAAAGGGATTAAATAAACCGATATATCTGGGTCGTAGTAACGAATGCTATTCAAAAGCGCGATCGCATTCTCACTTACTTTTTCATTTGCTACAATGTAAATTCCGCGAGCCATAGGGATTTTAGTTTTTAGGTTGAGATCTGAATGGATGAATTATTACCGAGATAATCCCAGTTTGCGTAAAACTCGCGTTCCCAAACTGGGAGGTGGATTATAGGGTTTTGGTTTACCTGTGAATTGAGGGCGATTTTCCGGTTCGTGGAGATAGCGATAGTGCAAGAAAATATCCCGATAGGGACAATCAAGATTTTCACCATCGCAAATCCGATTGAACAGTTTAGTCGAGACGCCAATATAATGAAGATAGGTCAGTTGATTGCCGCGATCGTACAAAACATTATCTCGTAACTCGAAATGGCCGGAAGTTACAGAGCAACCAGTTGACTTATTTTTAGGTAATTCTAGCGCTAAATTATAAACTGGTATATGAGAGCGCATGATCATATAGTTTAAAACTGACTGATTTGGCGCAGACATATACAAAATTTCTGCTTCTCCTGCTTCTAGGCTAGATACCACTGTATTCAATTTCTCTGAGGTAAATATTCCCTTTCTTCCCGCATAAAATCCCGCACAAAAAATTTCTGATTCTAGGCGATGTTGAGGAAATACTTCTAATAATTTAGAACTTTGGATATTGTAAATATGGGAG includes:
- a CDS encoding Npun_R2821/Npun_R2822 family protein, translating into MARGIYIVANEKVSENAIALLNSIRYYDPDISVYLIPFNDNYQNLAATLNRLHNVQIFPDLDFLNQFTQKIAEIFERDFLALPNKMRKLVAWFGPLDEFLYIDTDIIVFEKIAKILDYLSEYGFICNDYHHAGRGLQDIFSPLVREEKIFTEAQLSDVFNSGFWASKKGTITLERMYELLRECSQHREYFDFSSQVTDQPILNYIVLNSIPKRFNLVKIPGGGPGSWAGSKHFQQKDIVLYDGEKKLQYLHWAGIPMKPGAPYRGLWEYYRYLNEPKPTETSTVEPKKITFWQRIINKTKSLF
- a CDS encoding Npun_R2821/Npun_R2822 family protein, with the protein product MKNGIYTLANDYVYNQLVALLNSIEVNVGKSMPVCVIAYDDRVDKVRAEVAKRDNVTLLEDPALFAPWEELSRKVWQAHPTAFKIWQEKGIEGVYRIGMNRRYCAFDREAPFERFAYFDADVLVLNNLAEIFKALDKHEFVVYDFQYKDLSHIYNIQSSKLLEVFPQHRLESEIFCAGFYAGRKGIFTSEKLNTVVSSLEAGEAEILYMSAPNQSVLNYMIMRSHIPVYNLALELPKNKSTGCSVTSGHFELRDNVLYDRGNQLTYLHYIGVSTKLFNRICDGENLDCPYRDIFLHYRYLHEPENRPQFTGKPKPYNPPPSLGTRVLRKLGLSR